A part of Aegilops tauschii subsp. strangulata cultivar AL8/78 chromosome 2, Aet v6.0, whole genome shotgun sequence genomic DNA contains:
- the LOC109743752 gene encoding two-component response regulator ORR42-like encodes MELKAKGFTSIKALLVEDIEVCRLVLSTFLLRLHCEVTPAMNGKEAIDLFLEGKKFDIVLFDKDMPVMTGPEAIVKIRAMGETGVKIVGVSADNHAMEAFMSAGADLFVPKPIRMEALGPIIQDVINKKTNDMV; translated from the exons ATGGAGCTCAAGGCCAAAGGATTCACCTCTATCAAGGCACTACTTGTAGAGGACATTGAAGTTTGTAGGTTGGTCCTCTCAACGTTTCTGCTCAGACTTCACTGTGAGGTTACTCCAGCCATGAATGGGAAGGAAGCTATTGATTTGTTCCTTGAGGGGAAAAAGTTTGACATTGTTTTGTTCGATAAGGATATGCCCGTCATGACTGGTCCAGAG GCAATTGTGAAGATCCGTGCTATGGGGGAAACTGGTGTGAAGATTGTTGGGGTTTCTGCCGATAATCATGCCATGGAGGCGTTCATGAGTGCTGGTGCTGATTTATTTGTGCCCAAACCAATAAGGATGGAGGCCCTCGGTCCTATCATTCAGGATGTCATCAACAAGAAGACGAATGACATGGTCTAG